The Gammaproteobacteria bacterium genomic interval AATCCTACCGGGTCAATGGCAAGCGCTATAAGACCCTCGACAGTGCCGAGGGCTTCATGGAGCGCGGCGTGGCCTCGTGGTATGGGACCAAGTTTCATGGACAGCGGACCTCCAGTGGTGAGCCTTACGACATGTACGCCATGACGGCGGCACACAAGACGTTGCCGTTGCCGACCTATGTGAGGGTCACCAATCTCGAGAACGGCAGTACCGCAGTTCTGCGCGTCAATGATCGCGGCCCCTTTCACGACAACCGGATCATCGACCTGTCTTACACAGCGGCGACGAAGCTGGGTATCGCGCAGAACGGCACTGGACTCGTGGAGGTGCGGGCGATAACCCCGGATTCGGCTCGGGATGCGGGCGCCGCCGTTCCGCCGCCTACTCCCGCACCCGAGCTGTTCATCCAGGTGGGGGCCTTTTCCAGCCGTGGAAACGCCGAGACCCTGAAATCGACCCTGGAAGGCCACGAGATCGCGGATGTCGCGATCTACGACGGTAGCTCGAACGGTTCCGTGATCTATCGGGTCAGGGTCGGTCCGCTCGAGGATGTCGAATCGGCGGACAACGTCTACGACCGCCTGGGTTCACTGGGTCTGGGCGGCTACCGTCTGGTGATCGATTGACGGTTCGCCGCGCACTCGTGAAGCTCCGAACAACCGAGCGAGACGGATGCAAAGAAAGGCGCACGGAGCGCAGCGACCAAGACAGTTCAAGCAGATAGACGGGGAAGCGAGCACCGCGCAACGCAGCGATGCGCCGGCGCAGCCATTTGTTCAGGGCTTCCCTCATGGTGGAGGAGACATGAAACGATTACCCGTCGCGGACAGGTCTTCACGAGAAAGTGTGTGTCATATTCGTTTCGTGGCAAGGCGCGATGATGCGTAATCGCCGCTCTATTGCCAGGAATCGCAACGCCGCCACGGGACGAAGCGGGCGTGCGTGCCGGGAAAACCTGTCCGTGACGGGTATACAATCGGGCCGTTGCAGGTCCATCGCAAGCCCGCAGTGACAGCAGCCCGGTTTCAACCACAGGCCCCGCATCGTCCCGCGCCCGGCATTCCCGATGTCACCGGTCGCGCGGGGCGATGCGGGGTTCCCGAAGCCCGTGCCGCACTGCTGCGGATCCAACCTTCACCCCCGGCGGAAGCGCTCCCCGGAGTCGCGTCTGCCGCGGGTTCACCACCAGGGTAGTCAGTTAGAAATGATCCTAGAAATGCTCCGACGACATCTGCTCTTCGCTCTCGTCCTGTTCTGGCCCGCGATACTGTCCGCCGCGCACAGTCCGATCCCCGCCCCGCCGTCCTTCAGTGCATCGAGCTACATCCTCCAGGATGCGAACAGCGGCAGGGTGCTGGCGGAGAAGAACGCCGACGAGCGGCTGGAACCCGCCAGCATCACCAAACTGATGACAACCTACGTCGTCTACAAGGCACTGGCGGACGGACATATCAGTATCGACGACCCGGTACTGGTCAGCGAGAAGGCCTGGCGCATGGAAGGATCGCGGATGTTCATCGAGGTCGGCAAGCGCGTTAGCGTCGACGACCTCATCAAGGGCGTGGTGATCCAGTCCGGAAACGACGCCAGCGTGGCGCTCGCCGAGCACATCGCCGGAAGCGAGTCCGCGTTCGCCGACATGATGAACGCCGAGGCGAGGGCGCTGGGGTTGAAGAATTCGCACTTTACCAATGCCACTGGCCTACCGGGCGCGGACCACTATATGTCCGCGCGGGACATCGCGACCCTGTCCGCAGCGCTCATTCGGGATTTCCCCGAGGAATACGAGGTCTATTCGGAAAAGAATTTCGACTTCAACGGCATCACG includes:
- a CDS encoding SPOR domain-containing protein is translated as MGAFSSRGNAETLKSTLEGHEIADVAIYDGSSNGSVIYRVRVGPLEDVESADNVYDRLGSLGLGGYRLVID
- a CDS encoding D-alanyl-D-alanine carboxypeptidase, whose translation is MLRRHLLFALVLFWPAILSAAHSPIPAPPSFSASSYILQDANSGRVLAEKNADERLEPASITKLMTTYVVYKALADGHISIDDPVLVSEKAWRMEGSRMFIEVGKRVSVDDLIKGVVIQSGNDASVALAEHIAGSESAFADMMNAEARALGLKNSHFTNATGLPGADHYMSARDIATLSAALIRDFPEEYEVYSEKNFDFNGITQHNRNKLLWSDDSVDGLKTGHTKSAGFCLAASAVHDGMRLISVVMGTGSERARATHSQALLSYGFRFYETHRIYEVGEELALPRVWKGEQENVPVGPEETLYVTIPRGQYDNLKARMELGARVMAPLGRGQPVGEAVVSLEGEEIERQPLVALQPVPEGGLWRQAVDTVLLWLE